GCTGCCTATTGGCTTGTCAAGATGGGGTAACAGGATAACAGGAGATGTACTATGTACGACAGTAACCACCACAACAAACCTCAGCAACGATTGTAACAGAAGCGACATACGAGAGtaagaacaaaataaagatttttaattatataatatataattattttttgtaATACCACGCTAATAACACAACAGTAGTGTTGAACTAAACCGGTCCAAACAATTACCTCGAGACCAACTAACTTATTGCGTACACGGGTCTGTGAGGATAAAACAACGCTATACTAACGCAGAGCTATAATTCAGGGAGAGCTATAGATCAGTCTGGATGATGTCGTCTGCCACGCATGAACACGGCATAGGGGTGAAATATATGGCAGCACCTAACAGGCCACAGCTACCAATCGAACCATCGAACAGACGAAACCACCTGATCTGGCATTGATCTGGCACTGATCTGATGGATGGATAAATAGTGGTCAGTGATCTGACAAACCATTTGAGTATTGAGTTACATTTCAGAGTAACGTGTAACGAATGCACTGACCCGGATCCGACTGGAGCTCCTGCTGATAACAGTAATGGAGCACAGTCTGGTTTTGGACGTTGATGCCTCACAGATCACAGCCAATCTTAAGGATGAGCGGAGCCTCAAATCGGTATTGGCATTCAAGCGAAGGGTTTTAGTAGATTGAATCAGAGCCAAGACAACGCTAATGCCGTGTTTCATATATCCTGGCACTATCTAACGAGATatagtaatattttttcaccCCTTAAAATTAAACTCATCAAACTAGGCGTTTACGCGGGCTAAATAATACACTAGTGTACTAATAAACTAGATTTAGGCTAGAACGTAGATTTCCAGGGAGCTAGCTTGATCTGTCGACATAATATAACTTGATCAGATAGTAGGGTGACTGTAGGGTGACTGGACTATCAGTTTGTTGATAAACAGATCTACAAGTTAGCGTACCGagagaattttttttttacttgtAAAATTCTCTGATACTTTTACCGCTGAATTTCCAGCACGGTGAAACCTGCCGTTGGATCAACACTAACCCTGTATAAGCGGACCCGCTTATGCTGTGAGCCCATCATTGTCGGTGGTGGGGACTGTGGGCAACGGTGCACGGACCATCCTGTAAGATGTGGCCAGGACCACAACCTTGCACCAACTTGGCTTTGACAAACCAGCCACAATAGTCCGTACCTATTGACCCTATATTTTGACTATAGTCGATTggaaaagataaaaaaaaaattgactCGATTTAAACCAGTGTTACATTAAACAGATGGAAATAGATTCAATGGTAGAAAGTTTTAGAAACAGTCTGCACTTGAACCAACCCCTCTTTACCGAAAGCCGACCAACCAACGGACTTTGCTACCCAACCAACAATGGAAAAACAACTCCTTCCTTCCTTCCCCTCAGATAAATACGACCAAATCTCAGACATACATAAAGCAGAACCCTGTTGACAATTGGAAATAAACTACAGATGGACACTCACATACCCACGCTGGCCGACCTGGTTGGGAGCAGCGGCAGATCCGTTTTCTGCACAACACACGACAAAAAAGCAAGTCACTAACCGCGATGCATAATTCCAGATTTGGACGCGACCGTTGGACTACTGCTACAAAAAGCAACGAGGCCCAACACCACGAAGATCATAGATAAACCTTGCTTGAGAAGACGAAACGTTATCTATACAGTAGACGGTGCAATTAGGCTCGGTGCTTACACGACAGCGAAGCATCGGTACCAACCGGGAACTAGCAGAAATGAGTTGGTGAAACCTCTGACGTTTACAGACCCTTAAGGTTAACTTGTTTGATACATTGGTGATTTCAGGGCTGTATGGATTAATACCGGGTCCGGaggtgcctccggcggctggggcttcgccccagaccccgtagctcctgcttcgcaggagatggctggggctgtcggcggaaacgactcgagcgcagcgagaggagctgcggggtctggggcggagccccagccgccggaggcccCATTCCGACCCGCCCGTGTGCGCCGGCTGAAACAAATAACATACGGCGCGCACCGTCGGTCAACGGCACCGGTACTGTTGACTTCCTGCTTCCGGTGAAAATTGCGATGGCGGTGATCCTATATCACATCACCGTACCGGCTGTGGTCTGCGGGGTCAGGATGGATTCGCTACGACCCTGTCCCCCTCACCTTCACTGATGTTACTCTTCTTGTGCATGACACACGGCTGAGGAGGCCGATCGCAGAACGCTATCCACGCTTGTTTCCtcgcaaaaaaaaagccaataTCATTGCCAGATCAGGCTAGggtgaaaaaaatatttcgagAGtggtaattttttttcctagAACAGCACAGTAATTTTCATGTCGAAGTCTGTGAGTGGAATTAATTAGCCTTTGGATAAGCTCCAGACATGAAACCACGCTTATATAGAACAGGGTTTTACATATTAATTAACTGGGCTACGCTCTCGTATAACTAAGTATTCAATGAATGAATATGTGAATGAgtgaatgaatgaatggaCAATCTGGCAAGCCGCAGTAGGCActgctggcagcagcagcaagtaAATTCCGCTCCAAGTAGGGTTTCTCCACTTTCTAGGGACGCATTCAATACCCATTCAGAGGGCCACAGAGGACCACAGAGGACCACACAGGGCCACAGGGCCACACAGTCCATACAGTGCCACGCAGACCACGCAGAGCCACGCAGAGCCACTCAGAGCCACGCAGAGCCAATTCTGCGTtatggcagcagcatcaatgtTTTTTTGGCCAGGCCACTCATTGCCTTAAGTTATGGTTTGCAGTGGACTGTTTCCTCCAGTTGGTGAGCGGCCTGGATAACCATGGCAGCCGGACAACCGCTTGGGTAGGATTCACCGCGTCACTCAGTGGGTGTTTATGCGTGTGATCTTCATATAAAAGTTACCAACAAAATGTCAATCCGGTTAATAGCGAGTTGACACGATTGAAAATGCCAGACTGTCAATTCTGGTAGAAGAAAACTTTTCAAGTTTTCAAGTGTGAACTTTTGAATTGAAAGTTGTTAAAGTGTTAGTGAGGATAGTAGAAATTATTGATTGTAGCGTTGTAGTAGAagcagtggtagtagtattagcatcagtagcagcagcggcagagCTGTGGAGCCACAATCGCGGATAACGCTGTATGTATCATAAGCTATAAAAACCAACCTCCCAATACATATACAGACGGGCTGGATTCAACAGCACGCTTTCGGGGTGCTGTTGTAGCAGGCAAGCGGGGGTAGCGATCAGTGGCTATAGTAACAAATCATAGACCTATAGGTTAGAGTGGGAGTGAGATTTGAGGGCTTTGGATAAcagtaacagcagcagcagcagcagcagcaccacaaCATTAGCGGTACCAATAGcggcagcagtagcagcatcagcagcaggagcagtaaaagcggcagcagcgtcAGCGTCAACAGCTATAGCAAGGCCggcagctgcttctgcgACTGCGACTCTCTCTAACAGAAACGGCAGGACAACTCGCAGAAGCGACCAGGTAGTACCACCTCGCTATTAAGATCACACACAGCACCGAAAATTTCAGCACCACCCGCTTTTAAGTAGGACGACTATGGATCTACTTTGCCGtttccagcagcatcttccGTTTGGCTGTTTCATAATATCAGTTAACCTCACATAAGCCGCCTGTTCCATATCTTGCGTATTCCATCGTACTCATAATAATCGatacaataaaaaaatatcatttaCGATTCGCTAATTAATCTAGACTTCCGTTAGTAAACTTtgctgaaaatatatttaatgGCTTATTATGGCTTATTAAACTACGCCTTGACCAAGAGTGGTCGGCCGCGCACaagatttttttgaacttgacaGCAGAAAGATGTAGCAGCCAAAGGGTGAGACAGGTCCGTCTCAGAGCTCGTTCATTAAGTTCCTACCACAACACAGTCGGGGAACAGCGCGCCAGTTTATCCCGCCAACTATAGTTTATTAACTTCTATAGCTATTTCCGTcattacttttttttgaaacatTTCAAAGTTACTTTTTACAGAGTTGAAGCACCCCTAGCATATTTGCTTTTATCGCTCCTTGCAGAATCCCTGGGTAAGGGggttgtttattttatcaAGCAGAAGTTCTAGCGCCAGGGCTTATCTTCCATATTGCCATAgctatttcttttttctgcAGGCCGTTtgatttgcttttttctcgacaaaataaaatcccACTCCCGTTCCTATTTGGTTGCAAGAGACGATAAATGATATGATTCTACAACCACTATTATACTTATAAAACttgtttttatatatatatagagcATATCCACGGAACCAGTTGGAGGTTTTTTAAACTTTGTCGTCAATTGTGAGTtgaagatatttataagtCATTCGCTCGACCAAGTTTCTATTCGCTCTTTTACTACTATTTCTCACTTGCACCTGCCTCATCTCATTACACAACTACCACCACATCTCTCATAATAATACCTAGCTTCCACcaattaattatttttcagtctTATCACCAATTCGCTAAATTCcactttttattattttcactttGTATATTTGACACTCATACTTATTTATCACAATGTCTGCTTATTCGCCAATGCTTACTGTTTCATCTTTGGGCCGTCATAGTCTATTACTACAAGAGGATGAGTTTTCACTTGAGGCTACTGTAGCTGACCATACTCTGGGTCTTGACTCTTGGCAAGCCACTGGACATCCATTAGTTACTTCTCATCATAGTCTGGCACCAGTTGTGGTCCCCCCCAATTATTCATCTACTACGCCCCCACTTCTCCAAGTATCTGGTGATGACGATAGTTTATCGTCATACTCTACTTCACCAGTTACCCCATCATACTCATATGGCCCCAACATTGCTGGACTGCCGCATGACAGTAGTTCGACCCTGGTCAACTACTACTACTCTCCTCCACAGGGCCCAATTGGACTAGGAATCGATTTTTCCGAGTCTCCCATTCACTATCAAGAGTCATTGGCCGACTTCTGCCTGGGTGGCGAGAAGCCCAAATTCAGCAACGACCAATTCTTCTCTTTAACAGACTCTCCTATCAGCATTATATCTACCAGTCCAATGGACACTAGTTTTTGCGATCCCAAGAGTTTGGAACTGGCTGCTGATCAGATGTCGGCAGAGTCTCAACCTGTTCTGGAAACCAAGGTTCCTGCCGCTGCCACGGTTTccactggtgctgctactgctccctctggtgctactactactactgctggtACTGTTGTTACTGCTGGCGAGAGTTCCATCATGGCTACTAGTACCACCTCACTCACTAGCATCGACTTCGAGCCTAAAGCCAAGGCTACTCGAAGAAGATCTTCTGCTAAGAAGGATAGAAAGAAGTCCGAGGCTGGCCCTAAAGACAGAAAGAAGTCCGAGactcctgcttctgagTCCACTACCCCTAGACCAAGAGTTCGCAAGAGAAAGTCAGAACTGTCACTTGATCTGTCAGAAATCGAtaataccaccacctccacacCCATTGCTACTGCCAGCAAAGACTCTGCCAAGATCCCAGTAAGAGTTGCTGCTCCACCACGAAAGCGCAGAAAGTCCTCGCAACCCGCATCTTCTACTTCTCACGTTGGTTCCAGTGGTGCTACTATTGTTACCTTCTCAGCAGTCTCTCCCGTAAGCCCACACCTCACTGCTGAGACTCTAGCCAGTCTTCCAGTTGATATCGCATCTCCTGGAGCCGAGTCGGATGCCactattgaagaagaagacattCCTTCGCCAATCAACCCCGATGACTTTGAATATGAAGCATCGCTAACAAAAGACGACAAGTCTCTTAGATCCGACCGCTGTTGTTCCAAAGCCGGTTCCGACCATACACACGCCTCGTCATCAAAATCCGACTCTAAATCACAATCAGGGTCCACTTCTCTGCCAGTGACAGTCTACCGACGGGGTCGCAAGCCTTCAAACAACGACGATTCGTCGAAACCATTCCTGTGTGAAGATTGCAACCGTACATTCAGAAGACAGGAGCACCTGAAACGTCATTACCGGTCACTTCACACTGGCGAGAAGCCATTTGAGTGTGAAGACTGCGGCAAAAAGTTCTCCAGATCCGACAATCTGGCACAACACATGCGGATTCACGCCAGACACACTGGATCCACTACCTCCACCACGTCCACTTTAGACGACGACTCGTCTGCCACAGCCAGTGGAGACGACGAAAACGACACTGATAGCGACAGCGAGCGAGCTGTCAAGACCACCAGCTCTCGCAAAGACCACAAATAGAGCTGTCAGCGTCGttccaaaagaaaaaaaaaacagttTAGATGTTTGCACGCTTCTATTCAtgtatattatattatatttagcATAGTGTTTACTCGGGTTACGAATCTCttaatttaatttgttttattgtccacttcttctcttctcctcTCTTCTCACACATCCTGACCCCCTGGCACCCATTCCGGCTACTGACGGGCCGACCACGGCTCTCCACGTACCTAGCGGACCAGCCACCGTCTGCACGGTCCCCCAGTACCCACATTCCACACTGACACATACCGCTTCGCCGGTTACCCACGCAGAGGccacctgctgctgtacGAGGAcccactgcctccggcggctggggctctgccccagaccccgtggctcctctcgcttcgctcgagtcggtccgtgGCTACCCCTACCGTGGCCACCCCTACCATGAATTGAGTCcgaacgaaaaaaaaaccaccgaccaccaccccacgaaccgactcgagcgaagcgagaggagccacggggtctggggcagagccccagccgccggaggcagaccccctccccccagACACAGCCCGTATTGCACGCCGAAACGGGACACAGGGAATGCTCGTGTGACCGAGTAACATTTCCGCAGATGAGGCAGGCTGGACCCCCCTGGCGAACGTGCCCTTATCGGTGCGTGCTGATAAGACCCGGCCGTCGGAAACGGCAGGTGGGGTGTCGGTAGCGCCACAGCTGTCAGCGAGATAGAGCCAGGGAGGGATCGGTTTCTGTGGCTGAACAGTGGAAACAAGGTATTATtctaattattattttcctGCCGAGCATGTAATGTGATCTATTTGAGTTATTGACCCCAAGAAAGCAACCCGAATGggaaataatatatataaatatctcAAGTTCTGGACACGCCGGTGGggggtggtgctgcctccggcggctggggctctgccccagaccccgtggcttctctcgcttcgctcgagtcgggggTGGCTGAGGGTGTCAGACAGCGAGAAACGAGCCGTGTCGATGGGACTGGAGGTCCAGTGAGGACTGGGTTTGCTGGCTGGAGGGAGGCAGCAAGAAATGAGAGGGAATGCTGAGAAGGGAAAGGAATGCACCCTTTTACGGGACTATGGACGGCTCGCTAGACCAACCAGACCAGTCGAAACCAGCGAAACAGCCCAGAGTGGGAGTTTTGTTGCTGGATCAGGAGCCAGCGGTTCAGCCATCGGCAGTCGGTCATATGGGGTCAGGCTGACGTAACAGGCCGTAATATCACATGTGCAGTGCGCTATATGTCGGTTGCGGTGCGAATATCGCATCATCGCTGTCCTATTTGGGCTTATCCAGGCGCCAATCCAGTTAGAGCTGTGGCTTCTAACAACCCACGCTAACGCTAACAACGCTTCAAACTAACTACACTCAGACTTCCCCTTATCTGACAGACCACCTCCCCACATCCCCACCAGGAACTGCTAGTATCATCTAAGAAAGCAACCACTAACAACCACTAGCAACCGCTAAGCAACCGCTAGCAGTAATAATGAATTTACTGGATTTAATGGACTTGGCAGTCGGCTTGCTTTGTGCTTATCAGTTGCTAACACACACACTCGCACCCCACCTTCCCACCCGCACAAACACACGCCCACCACACGCCCACACACACTCTCTATAAACTAAAGCCTGTCACTGTAGATACAGTCGCCATAGCTACAGCCAACAGCAGAAAGGCACATAAaacacagcagcagccgctgAGTGGGCTGGCTACCCCGCTACCCGACCCCTATCTGCTAAACGGCTTTCCGGCATGACCCCGCGACCAGCGGGCTATCACCGACAGCtgccccaccaccccaccTCTTATCTCACCAACCTCCAACACCCCGTCACGCTCCCCATTTCTACTCCATACCCCCCCAttcccgactcgagcgaagcgagaggagccacggggtctggggcagagccccagccgccggaggcagacggGCCgggtgggtgtgcctccggcggctggggctccgccccagaccctggtagtgctccgcttcgcgaaGCGGTAGCGGCGGGATCGCGACCCCGCCACCGACTGTGCCGCTGTTGTCACATCTGGTGACACAGGCAGCACGAATGATACTATCGGCCAGATCAGGAAAGGCACCCTTGCCTGTGGCATCATTTACTGCGACCTGATAACACCGGCGGCCCTAACCCTCATGTGACTACCTCAATATATTGATTGATTATtgtaataatatattttagGCTCTAGACGCACAcgcaccaccaccaccttccACCCCGTTTGGTACCGTTTCGGTTGTTTCCCGTGTGCTTGTTTATTGTTATCgcagttgttgttgttgttgtatcAGCAAGAACCGATTCTGCTACAACAGActtatatttttttttgctttcaaCCGGTAGGTATCGcctgtttattttgttgttacACCAACACTATCGTCACCACTACTCAAACTGGTAATAGCTGAATCAGGAATCAAGCAGccaggcagcagcagctttggGTCAGCAGTCAAGCCAGTAGTCAAACTAAGCAGGGTCTCAGTCATCCTTTCTCCGTTTCCCGCCGCCGCTGATAGCTACTACTACTGGTTATAGGATTTACTGGTACTACTACAGTTGGTAATATTTAATTTGTTAGGTTCTTACAAATCGCATAACATCTTAACTTTCAATCATCTCCTTCACATACCATACTTTACTTGCCACTACCAGCAGATCGGTAGAAATTAATTACACGGATAACTTCGCTTGTTTGGCCTGTCTGCGACTGCGTGCCATTAGTTAACTAAGTGAAATCAACTGGTACTTCCGAGTATATATAGAACGCTCGTTTCTCGATATTTTTGCTGTAAAACGGGCACCTGAGTTTACGTGATAGCCGACTTAACGCCGATATCTtcagaatcatcaacattCGCATCAGCATCACATCGATCGCACATCTCGCATAATCAACCGCTGTTTTCGCTGTCGCCACTATACGCGTCAATAGAACTGGAGTCTAGTCTGaggtttttggtttgatCTCGACTTGTTTTTCAGCCCTCTTCGACCGGTTCTTGTTTGTCTCTattgtttttattgttttatttGCTGGTTCGATTGTTTTCGCTGGTTACCTTCTGTACTGTGCTCGTGTCTTAAGGTCCCGCTAAGGTGTGTAGCGAGCGATCCTGATTGTATTCTACTTTGATAGTAGGATATCTGCAACGAATTAGAACAGATCAGAACAAATTAGAACAGAACAGAAGATTGGTTTTACCGTCtggttatttatttattgttgagAATTTAATTTCATTGAATTAGGGACACATCAATACAGC
The Sugiyamaella lignohabitans strain CBS 10342 chromosome A, complete sequence genome window above contains:
- the COM2 gene encoding Com2p (Transcription factor that binds IME1 Upstream Activation Signal (UAS)ru; COM2 transcription is regulated by Haa1p, Sok2p and Zap1p transcriptional activators; may bind the IME1 promoter under all growth conditions to negatively regulate its transcription in the absence of a positive regulator that binds more effectively; repressor activity may depend on phosphorylation by PKA; C. albicans homolog (MNL1) plays a role in adaptation to stress; GO_component: GO:0005575 - cellular_component [Evidence ND]; GO_component: GO:0005634 - nucleus [Evidence IEA,IEA]; GO_function: GO:0003677 - DNA binding [Evidence IEA]; GO_function: GO:0046872 - metal ion binding [Evidence IEA,IEA]; GO_function: GO:0003676 - nucleic acid binding [Evidence IEA]; GO_function: GO:0043565 - sequence-specific DNA binding [Evidence IDA] [PMID 19111667]; GO_function: GO:0043565 - sequence-specific DNA binding [Evidence IDA] [PMID 19158363]; GO_process: GO:0008150 - biological_process [Evidence ND]) encodes the protein MSAYSPMLTVSSLGRHSLLLQEDEFSLEATVADHTLGLDSWQATGHPLVTSHHSLAPVVVPPNYSSTTPPLLQVSGDDDSLSSYSTSPVTPSYSYGPNIAGLPHDSSSTLVNYYYSPPQGPIGLGIDFSESPIHYQESLADFCLGGEKPKFSNDQFFSLTDSPISIISTSPMDTSFCDPKSLELAADQMSAESQPVLETKVPAAATVSTGAATAPSGATTTTAGTVVTAGESSIMATSTTSLTSIDFEPKAKATRRRSSAKKDRKKSEAGPKDRKKSETPASESTTPRPRVRKRKSELSLDLSEIDNTTTSTPIATASKDSAKIPVRVAAPPRKRRKSSQPASSTSHVGSSGATIVTFSAVSPVSPHLTAETLASLPVDIASPGAESDATIEEEDIPSPINPDDFEYEASLTKDDKSLRSDRCCSKAGSDHTHASSSKSDSKSQSGSTSLPVTVYRRGRKPSNNDDSSKPFLCEDCNRTFRRQEHLKRHYRSLHTGEKPFECEDCGKKFSRSDNLAQHMRIHARHTGSTTSTTSTLDDDSSATASGDDENDTDSDSERAVKTTSSRKDHK